In the genome of Tropicibacter oceani, one region contains:
- the rplC gene encoding 50S ribosomal protein L3 — MRSGIIAKKVGMTRLFMEDGKQIPVTVLQLDNLQVVSQRTDDKHGYTAVQLGAGSAKAKNTSKAMRGHFAAASVEPKRKVAEFRVDPANLIEVGAEITAEHYNEGQYVDVSGISIGKGFAGAMKRHNFGGLRATHGVSVSHRSHGSTGQCQDPGKVFKGKKMAGHMGAVRVTTQNLQVVKTDADRGLIMIKGAVPGSKGGWVTVKDAVKKPLPEGVPTPAAIRSAAAPAAEAPAEGGEE; from the coding sequence ATGCGCTCTGGAATTATCGCAAAAAAGGTCGGCATGACCCGTCTCTTCATGGAAGACGGCAAGCAGATCCCCGTAACCGTGTTGCAGCTGGACAATCTTCAGGTTGTTTCGCAGCGCACCGATGACAAGCACGGCTATACCGCTGTTCAGCTGGGCGCAGGCAGCGCCAAGGCCAAGAACACGTCCAAAGCCATGCGTGGCCACTTTGCCGCCGCCTCGGTCGAACCGAAGCGCAAGGTTGCAGAGTTCCGCGTCGATCCCGCGAACCTCATCGAGGTTGGTGCCGAGATCACCGCCGAACACTACAACGAAGGCCAGTACGTCGACGTCAGTGGCATCTCGATTGGTAAAGGCTTTGCCGGCGCCATGAAACGTCACAACTTTGGCGGTCTGCGTGCCACGCACGGTGTTTCTGTCAGCCACCGTTCGCATGGTTCGACCGGTCAGTGTCAGGACCCGGGCAAAGTCTTCAAAGGTAAGAAGATGGCCGGCCACATGGGTGCCGTACGCGTGACCACGCAGAACCTGCAGGTCGTCAAGACCGATGCAGACCGTGGTCTTATCATGATCAAAGGCGCCGTTCCCGGCTCCAAAGGTGGCTGGGTCACCGTCAAGGATGCAGTGAAAAAGCCGCTGCCCGAAGGCGTTCCGACCCCCGCCGCGATCCGTTCCGCTGCTGCGCCCGCCGCAGAAGCGCCTGCCGAGGGAGGTGAGGAATGA
- the rplD gene encoding 50S ribosomal protein L4 has protein sequence MKLDVINLDGGNAGSVDLTDAIFDLEPRADILHRVVRWQRNKAQAGTHKVKTRSEVSYSTKKIYRQKGTGGARHGSRKAPIFRKGGIYKGPTPRSHAHDLPKKVRALGLKHALSAKAKAGALVIIENAEANGKTSILAKQVKNLGWKRALIIDGAAVNEGFAAAARNIEGLDVLPSMGANVFDILKRDTLVLTKAGVEALEARLK, from the coding sequence ATGAAACTCGACGTGATCAACCTGGACGGCGGCAATGCCGGTTCCGTCGACCTGACGGACGCGATCTTTGATCTCGAGCCGCGCGCCGACATCCTGCACCGCGTTGTCCGCTGGCAGCGTAACAAGGCGCAGGCCGGTACGCACAAGGTCAAGACCCGGTCCGAAGTCAGCTACTCGACCAAGAAGATCTATCGCCAGAAAGGCACCGGCGGCGCACGCCACGGTTCCCGCAAGGCGCCCATCTTCCGCAAGGGTGGCATCTACAAGGGTCCGACCCCTCGTTCGCACGCACATGACCTTCCCAAGAAGGTTCGCGCGCTGGGTCTCAAGCATGCACTGTCGGCCAAGGCCAAGGCAGGCGCGCTGGTGATCATCGAGAACGCGGAAGCAAACGGCAAGACGTCCATCCTGGCCAAGCAGGTCAAGAACTTGGGCTGGAAGCGCGCGCTGATCATCGATGGCGCAGCAGTGAACGAAGGCTTTGCCGCCGCTGCTCGCAACATCGAAGGTCTGGACGTGCTGCCCTCGATGGGCGCAAACGTGTTTGACATCCTCAAGCGTGACACCCTGGTGCTCACCAAGGCGGGTGTCGAAGCTCTGGAGGCTCGACTGAAATGA
- a CDS encoding 50S ribosomal protein L23, producing the protein MSANATHYDVIRKPIITEKTTMASENGAVVFEVAIDSNKPQIKEAVEALFGVKVKAVNTTITKGKVKRFKGQMGRRKDVKKAYVTLEAGNTIDVSTGL; encoded by the coding sequence ATGAGTGCAAACGCAACGCATTACGATGTGATCCGCAAGCCGATCATCACCGAGAAAACCACCATGGCGTCCGAAAATGGCGCAGTGGTTTTCGAAGTGGCAATCGACAGCAACAAGCCGCAGATCAAAGAGGCCGTCGAGGCTCTGTTTGGTGTGAAGGTGAAGGCCGTGAACACGACCATCACCAAAGGCAAGGTCAAGCGCTTCAAAGGCCAGATGGGTCGTCGCAAGGACGTCAAGAAAGCCTATGTGACGCTTGAAGCGGGCAACACGATCGACGTGTCGACCGGTCTTTGA
- the rplB gene encoding 50S ribosomal protein L2 yields MALKSYKPTTPGQRGLVLIDRSELWKGRPVKALTEGLTKKGGRNNTGRITMRRKGGGAKRLYRIVDFKRNKFDVGATVARIEYDPNRTAFIALVQYDDGEQAYILAPQRLAIGDRVIASAKADVKPGNAMPFSGLPIGTIVHNIELKPGKGGQIARAAGTYAQFVGRDGGYAQIRLSSGELRLVRQECMATVGAVSNPDNSNQNFGKAGRMRHKGIRPSVRGVVMNPIDHPHGGGEGRTSGGRHPVTPWGKPTKGKRTRNTNKASQKLIVRSRHAKKKGR; encoded by the coding sequence ATGGCACTCAAGTCGTACAAACCGACGACGCCTGGCCAGCGCGGGCTGGTACTGATCGACCGTTCGGAGCTGTGGAAAGGTCGTCCTGTCAAAGCCCTCACCGAGGGTCTGACGAAAAAGGGCGGACGGAACAACACCGGACGGATCACGATGCGTCGCAAAGGCGGCGGGGCAAAGCGCCTCTACCGCATCGTCGATTTCAAGCGTAACAAATTTGACGTGGGCGCAACCGTTGCCCGTATCGAATACGACCCCAACCGTACCGCATTCATCGCACTGGTTCAGTACGACGACGGCGAGCAGGCCTATATCCTGGCGCCTCAGCGCCTGGCCATCGGCGACCGCGTGATCGCATCGGCCAAGGCCGACGTGAAGCCCGGTAACGCGATGCCGTTCAGCGGCCTGCCGATCGGTACGATCGTTCACAACATCGAGCTGAAGCCCGGCAAGGGTGGCCAGATCGCACGCGCCGCGGGCACCTATGCCCAGTTCGTCGGCCGTGACGGTGGCTATGCCCAGATCCGTCTGAGCTCGGGCGAACTGCGTCTGGTACGTCAGGAATGCATGGCCACCGTTGGTGCCGTGTCGAACCCCGACAACTCGAACCAGAACTTTGGTAAAGCGGGCCGCATGCGTCACAAGGGCATCCGCCCGAGCGTTCGCGGCGTCGTGATGAACCCCATCGACCACCCGCATGGTGGTGGTGAGGGCCGGACCTCGGGTGGTCGTCACCCGGTGACGCCCTGGGGCAAGCCGACCAAAGGCAAGCGCACCCGCAACACCAACAAGGCGTCGCAAAAGCTTATCGTTCGCTCGCGTCACGCCAAGAAGAAGGGTCGCTAA
- the rpsS gene encoding 30S ribosomal protein S19, with protein MSRSVWKGPFVDAYVLKKAEAARESGRNEVIKIWSRRSTILPQFVGLTFGVYNGQKHIPVNVSEDMIGQKFGEYSPTRTYYGHAADKKAKRK; from the coding sequence ATGTCGCGCTCTGTATGGAAAGGCCCGTTCGTTGATGCCTATGTCTTGAAAAAGGCAGAGGCGGCACGCGAATCCGGCCGTAACGAAGTTATCAAGATCTGGTCGCGCCGCTCGACGATCCTGCCCCAGTTCGTGGGTCTGACGTTTGGCGTTTACAACGGCCAGAAGCACATCCCCGTGAACGTGTCCGAGGACATGATCGGTCAGAAGTTCGGCGAATACAGCCCGACCCGTACCTATTACGGTCATGCTGCCGACAAAAAAGCCAAGAGGAAGTAA
- the rplV gene encoding 50S ribosomal protein L22: protein MGKDKNPRRVADNEAMAKLRMLRTSPQKLNLVAQLIRGKKVDKALTDLTFSKKRIAEDVKKCLQSAIANAENNHGLDVDELIVAEAFVGKNLVMKRGRPRARGRFGRINKPFSELTIKVRQIEEQA, encoded by the coding sequence ATGGGCAAGGATAAGAATCCCCGCCGCGTGGCGGACAACGAAGCGATGGCCAAGTTGCGCATGCTGCGCACTTCGCCGCAGAAGCTGAACCTTGTGGCTCAGCTGATCCGCGGCAAGAAAGTGGACAAAGCTCTGACCGATCTGACCTTCTCGAAGAAGCGGATCGCGGAAGACGTGAAGAAATGCCTTCAGTCCGCCATTGCAAACGCCGAGAACAACCACGGCCTGGACGTTGACGAGCTGATCGTCGCCGAAGCCTTCGTGGGCAAGAACCTTGTGATGAAGCGTGGCCGTCCTCGGGCACGGGGTCGTTTTGGCCGCATCAACAAGCCGTTCTCGGAACTCACCATCAAGGTGCGTCAGATCGAGGAGCAAGCCTAA
- the rpsC gene encoding 30S ribosomal protein S3: MGNKTNPIGMRLQVNRTWDSRWYADTKDYGNLLLEDLAIRDFINKECKQAGIARVIIERPHKKCRVTIHTARPGVIIGKKGADIEVLRKKLAALTDSELHLNIVEVRKPELDAQLVGESISQQLERRVSFRRAMKRAVQNAMRMGALGIRVNVAGRLGGAEIARTEWYREGRVPLHTLRADIDYATVEAATPYGIIGIKVWIFKGEIMEHDPAARDRKAQEIQDGPAPRGAGGRRDDRR, encoded by the coding sequence ATGGGTAACAAGACCAATCCGATCGGCATGCGCCTTCAGGTGAACCGCACCTGGGACAGCCGCTGGTACGCAGACACCAAGGACTATGGCAATCTTCTGCTTGAAGATCTCGCGATCCGCGATTTCATCAACAAGGAATGCAAGCAGGCCGGTATTGCCCGCGTGATCATCGAACGCCCCCACAAGAAGTGCCGTGTGACCATTCACACCGCGCGTCCGGGCGTGATCATCGGCAAGAAAGGTGCGGACATCGAAGTTCTTCGCAAGAAACTGGCGGCTTTGACCGACAGCGAACTGCACCTGAACATCGTCGAAGTGCGCAAGCCGGAGCTTGACGCACAGCTGGTTGGCGAAAGCATTTCGCAGCAGCTGGAGCGCCGTGTTTCTTTCCGCCGTGCCATGAAACGGGCCGTGCAGAACGCCATGCGCATGGGCGCCCTGGGTATCCGGGTGAACGTCGCTGGCCGTCTGGGTGGCGCTGAAATCGCGCGTACCGAATGGTACCGCGAAGGCCGCGTGCCCCTGCACACCCTGCGTGCTGACATCGATTACGCGACTGTCGAGGCGGCAACGCCCTACGGCATCATCGGGATCAAGGTCTGGATCTTCAAAGGTGAGATCATGGAACACGACCCCGCCGCGCGTGACCGCAAGGCACAGGAAATCCAGGACGGCCCCGCACCCCGTGGTGCAGGCGGTCGTCGTGATGACCGGAGATAA
- the rplP gene encoding 50S ribosomal protein L16: MLQPKRTKFRKMHKGRIKGLAKGGSDLNFGTFGLKATQPERVTARQIEAARRAMTRHMKRQGRVWIRIFPDTPVTSKPTEVRMGKGKGSVDFWACKVKPGRVMFEIDGVAEDVAREALRLAAMKLPIKTRVVVREDW, from the coding sequence ATGCTTCAGCCAAAGCGTACTAAATTCCGCAAGATGCACAAAGGCCGGATCAAGGGCCTTGCAAAGGGCGGTTCGGATCTGAACTTCGGGACTTTTGGCCTCAAGGCCACGCAGCCCGAGCGTGTGACCGCACGCCAGATCGAAGCAGCCCGTCGTGCCATGACGCGTCACATGAAGCGTCAGGGTCGCGTCTGGATCCGCATCTTCCCGGACACCCCGGTCACCTCCAAGCCCACCGAAGTTCGTATGGGTAAGGGTAAAGGTTCCGTGGATTTCTGGGCCTGCAAGGTCAAGCCGGGCCGCGTCATGTTCGAAATCGACGGCGTTGCCGAAGATGTCGCGCGTGAGGCTCTGCGTCTTGCTGCGATGAAATTGCCGATCAAAACCCGCGTCGTTGTGCGCGAAGACTGGTAA